A genome region from Fodinibius salicampi includes the following:
- a CDS encoding DUF4296 domain-containing protein has product MNRKHFTGAILFLVFTMSCEDSPQRPDQLVPEDKYVSLLVEMQLVRSYEDTGHIDSLYADSLRDKVFEEYGISANTFWDSHIYYQKFPKEQKKRIDEAIEQLQMDQVEDTARTSRPRYP; this is encoded by the coding sequence ATGAACAGGAAGCATTTCACGGGAGCGATTCTTTTTTTAGTATTTACAATGTCTTGTGAAGATTCTCCACAACGGCCGGATCAACTTGTTCCGGAAGACAAATATGTTTCGCTCCTTGTTGAAATGCAGTTAGTTCGGTCTTATGAAGACACCGGACACATCGATAGCTTATATGCCGATTCGCTGAGGGATAAAGTCTTCGAAGAGTATGGAATCTCCGCTAATACCTTTTGGGACAGCCATATCTACTACCAGAAATTTCCCAAAGAACAAAAAAAGCGTATTGATGAAGCCATTGAGCAGCTGCAAATGGACCAGGTAGAAGACACTGCACGAACAAGCAGGCCCAGATATCCTTAA
- a CDS encoding RecQ family ATP-dependent DNA helicase, translated as MNHKTLTEAREALKKYWGYSTFREGQEEVIHAVLEQRDTMVLFPTGGGKSLCYQLPSVVTEGLTVVISPLVALMQDQVQQLNNRNIAATFINSSISSWEVEQRLVNARNGMYDLLYCAPERLQTTLWQAELPKLDINLIAIDEAHCISEWGHDFRPSYREIRPALESIAASVSWMALTATATPEVRTDIQNNLELSEPVVVSKGFDRPNLKWWVLSSEQKDQKMLTAVRRASNTGVGLIYAGTRRNCEELSSKIQKQLGIETESYHAGKEPGDREQIQQRWVEGNLPLVVATNAFGMGIDKADCRYVIHYEMPYSLEAYYQQAGRAGRDGEESFPLLLFKPSDLRIAEKRIKDSYPEREQLQRVYDALCDSLDLAVGSEMETAEELSIDLLSKRAGFSKRITRSALNVLNHLGIIELIEYITPRIGVHFIANRDYIRELISKSENERKRLFLDTLLRQFGGEAFAEMKYLDFDYVREKLNVSPNAVKKGLQVLQDHDQILQFHSRGDLPLVKLLEERQSVLRLSKKELEQHRNTLLKKLEYMQGYIETEGCREVYIRQYFGESQVRPCGHCDNCLSEKKGEVQFMDSDLLSIKQALSKGGKTIPHLCRQFGWSRSRVKKSLSYLIREEKVKVNEEKYIWANSTEN; from the coding sequence ATGAATCATAAAACATTGACAGAAGCCCGGGAGGCTCTTAAAAAATATTGGGGCTATTCCACTTTTCGAGAGGGACAGGAGGAAGTTATCCATGCCGTTCTGGAACAAAGAGATACGATGGTTCTTTTTCCGACAGGCGGGGGGAAGTCATTATGTTACCAACTACCTTCGGTGGTTACTGAAGGATTGACGGTCGTCATTTCACCACTGGTTGCTTTAATGCAGGATCAGGTTCAGCAATTGAACAATCGAAATATTGCAGCCACCTTTATTAATAGTTCTATCTCCTCATGGGAAGTTGAGCAACGGTTAGTAAATGCCAGAAATGGCATGTACGATTTACTTTATTGTGCTCCGGAGCGGCTTCAAACGACTTTGTGGCAGGCTGAATTACCCAAGCTGGATATTAATCTTATTGCGATCGATGAGGCCCACTGCATTTCGGAGTGGGGTCATGATTTTCGTCCTTCGTATCGGGAGATACGTCCGGCCTTAGAATCAATAGCAGCTTCAGTAAGCTGGATGGCTCTCACTGCAACAGCTACTCCGGAAGTACGAACTGATATTCAAAATAACCTTGAACTCAGTGAGCCGGTAGTAGTGTCCAAAGGCTTTGATCGCCCGAATCTAAAATGGTGGGTTCTATCATCGGAACAGAAAGATCAAAAAATGTTAACTGCGGTTCGAAGAGCTTCGAATACAGGGGTTGGACTGATATATGCAGGCACCCGAAGAAATTGTGAAGAGCTTTCATCGAAGATACAAAAGCAATTAGGCATTGAAACGGAGTCGTATCATGCGGGAAAAGAACCAGGAGACCGGGAACAAATTCAACAGCGTTGGGTCGAAGGAAACCTCCCGTTAGTAGTAGCTACAAATGCTTTTGGAATGGGAATAGACAAGGCAGATTGTCGTTACGTTATTCATTACGAAATGCCTTATTCTCTCGAAGCCTATTATCAACAGGCAGGACGTGCAGGTAGAGACGGGGAGGAGAGTTTCCCGTTGCTTCTTTTTAAGCCCTCAGATTTAAGAATTGCAGAGAAACGGATAAAAGATTCTTATCCCGAGCGAGAACAACTGCAGCGTGTTTATGATGCCCTTTGCGATAGTTTGGATCTGGCAGTAGGTTCAGAGATGGAGACCGCTGAAGAATTATCTATTGATTTGCTGTCTAAGCGAGCGGGATTTTCAAAGCGCATTACCCGATCGGCACTTAATGTGCTCAACCACTTGGGAATTATTGAGTTGATAGAATATATCACTCCCAGGATAGGAGTGCACTTTATAGCTAATAGGGATTATATACGTGAATTGATCAGTAAGTCTGAGAATGAACGCAAGAGATTATTCCTGGATACGCTCCTTCGACAATTCGGGGGAGAAGCTTTTGCCGAGATGAAATACCTCGATTTTGATTATGTGAGAGAGAAATTAAATGTTTCACCGAATGCTGTAAAAAAAGGATTGCAGGTATTACAGGATCATGACCAGATATTACAATTCCACTCTAGGGGCGATCTTCCTCTTGTTAAACTATTGGAAGAGCGACAATCTGTTCTTCGCTTAAGCAAAAAGGAGTTGGAGCAGCATCGAAACACGCTGCTAAAAAAACTGGAGTATATGCAGGGATATATCGAAACAGAGGGTTGTCGTGAGGTTTATATCCGTCAATATTTTGGGGAAAGTCAGGTGAGGCCCTGCGGACACTGCGATAATTGTCTCAGCGAAAAAAAAGGAGAAGTCCAGTTTATGGACTCTGATCTGTTGAGTATTAAACAGGCGCTGAGCAAAGGGGGCAAAACCATTCCACATCTTTGTCGGCAGTTCGGATGGAGTCGTTCACGGGTAAAAAAATCCCTGAGCTATCTGATCAGAGAGGAAAAAGTAAAGGTTAATGAAGAAAAATATATTTGGGCAAATAGCACAGAGAATTAA
- a CDS encoding dihydrodipicolinate reductase C-terminal domain-containing protein: MLKFAVIGTGKTGSKVVESLDDQQLVGPFNSSNKPTKKALQDADAAIIFVPGSAVEDLLEPLIAAGLPAAWGTTGYDWPDDLDTKLQQKGIKWLQASNFSLGMNIVRRCLNVIGQSSSVLKNPSFHIYEVHHVHKQDAPSGTALSWENWLGQKAEITSERKGDIKGIHELELQTETESISLKHRAHDRKIFAEGAIWGAEQLVKSDIEAGFHDFSTIFDKVM; encoded by the coding sequence ATGCTGAAATTTGCTGTAATTGGAACCGGTAAAACGGGGAGCAAGGTTGTAGAAAGTCTTGATGATCAACAGCTTGTTGGTCCATTCAACTCCTCTAATAAACCGACAAAAAAGGCTTTGCAGGATGCAGATGCTGCGATTATTTTTGTGCCCGGCTCTGCAGTAGAAGATTTACTGGAACCCCTGATAGCTGCTGGCCTACCGGCCGCATGGGGAACCACGGGCTATGACTGGCCGGATGATCTGGATACAAAATTGCAACAGAAAGGAATTAAATGGCTGCAGGCTTCGAACTTCAGTTTGGGGATGAACATTGTGCGACGCTGTCTGAATGTAATTGGCCAAAGTTCTTCTGTTTTGAAGAATCCTTCGTTCCATATATATGAGGTACATCATGTTCACAAACAGGATGCCCCCAGCGGTACTGCCCTTTCATGGGAGAATTGGCTGGGACAGAAAGCAGAAATCACATCGGAACGTAAAGGAGATATTAAAGGTATCCATGAACTCGAATTGCAAACGGAAACAGAGTCAATCTCGTTAAAACACCGCGCCCATGACCGAAAGATTTTTGCCGAAGGGGCAATTTGGGGTGCCGAACAACTGGTGAAGTCGGATATTGAAGCCGGATTTCATGATTTTTCAACTATTTTTGATAAAGTAATGTAA
- a CDS encoding SDR family oxidoreductase produces MEIASKTAIVTGASSGIGASFSKALINKGAKVYGLARSTDKLNQLKEHLGDSFIGVKMDITDHDNIQQWIGTTFNTDHRPEILINNAGLGRFGDVDKLPLDDWETMIKTNLSGVFYMCRQIVPLMKENKNHCHIVNIASIAGKIGNPQLSGYNASKFGVRGFSESLFKEVRYDGIKVTCFYPGSIQTKFFSDADTESHSNMMQPEDVAEVLINILETPDNFLINDITMRPLNPKHPDEQ; encoded by the coding sequence ATGGAAATCGCATCAAAAACAGCTATCGTTACCGGCGCAAGTAGTGGAATTGGAGCTTCGTTCAGTAAAGCTCTAATTAACAAAGGGGCTAAGGTCTATGGACTGGCCCGGAGTACCGATAAGCTTAATCAGCTTAAAGAACATCTGGGCGATTCGTTCATTGGCGTCAAAATGGATATCACGGACCACGATAACATACAACAGTGGATCGGCACAACCTTTAATACTGACCACCGTCCTGAAATCCTGATTAATAATGCCGGACTTGGTCGATTCGGGGATGTCGACAAGCTTCCGCTTGATGATTGGGAAACCATGATTAAAACCAACCTATCAGGTGTATTTTATATGTGTCGACAAATTGTACCCTTGATGAAAGAAAATAAGAACCATTGCCATATTGTTAACATCGCTTCTATTGCCGGTAAAATTGGTAATCCGCAACTAAGCGGATATAATGCTTCAAAATTTGGAGTCCGTGGATTCAGCGAATCACTTTTTAAAGAAGTACGCTATGATGGTATCAAGGTTACCTGCTTTTATCCCGGTTCTATCCAGACCAAATTTTTCAGCGATGCAGACACCGAGTCACATTCCAATATGATGCAGCCAGAGGATGTTGCGGAAGTACTTATCAATATTCTGGAAACACCGGATAACTTCCTGATCAACGACATAACTATGAGGCCTCTTAATCCCAAACATCCGGACGAGCAATAA
- the udk gene encoding uridine kinase encodes MEPLIIGVAGGSGSGKTTVVRHIIDSIGEENILLLQHDSYYRDLKHLSFEERTKQNFDHPSSLETELMIRHIKALKNGYQVEVPIYDFTRHIRKEETRQVNAKKIILIDGILIFNEKELREQMNIKLYVDTDDDIRLLRRIKRDIIDRDRELDDVLNQYQKFVRPMHLEFVEPSKRYADIIIPRGGENKIALDMVNALIQEHLSE; translated from the coding sequence TTGGAACCACTGATTATTGGCGTAGCGGGAGGAAGTGGGTCGGGCAAAACAACCGTTGTCCGGCACATTATAGATAGCATTGGTGAAGAAAATATCCTTCTTTTACAACACGATTCATATTACAGGGACCTCAAACATCTTTCCTTTGAAGAACGGACCAAACAGAATTTTGATCACCCTTCTTCTTTGGAAACGGAGCTAATGATCCGCCACATCAAGGCGCTCAAAAACGGTTACCAGGTTGAGGTTCCAATCTATGACTTTACCCGACATATCCGGAAAGAAGAAACCCGACAGGTTAATGCCAAAAAAATCATTCTCATTGATGGCATCCTAATTTTTAATGAAAAAGAGCTCCGCGAGCAGATGAACATCAAGCTGTATGTTGATACCGATGATGATATCCGTCTCTTACGTCGCATTAAACGAGATATTATAGATCGTGATCGAGAGCTGGATGATGTTCTCAATCAATATCAAAAGTTTGTCAGGCCCATGCATCTCGAGTTTGTGGAACCCAGCAAGCGCTATGCCGATATAATTATCCCTCGCGGGGGTGAAAATAAAATAGCGCTGGATATGGTTAATGCCCTTATACAGGAACATCTATCGGAATGA
- a CDS encoding SAM-dependent methyltransferase translates to MTSHSSSKTGTLYLVPNTLGKTSENNTIPDYVLNIIRKLDVLIVENIQTATRYLQWVGDTVPDYEIDFLLLNKNTPDEEIVSFLSPLKNGRDVGLLSEAGCPVVADPGSTLIKMAHGRDITVRPLVGPSSILLALMGSGFNGQEFAFHGYLPIDENKRKQAILNLEQKAWRIDQTQIFMEAPHRNDNIVKTVIKYCKDDTRFCTATNLTLPYERIISKTVEKWKQESLPSIHKEPTIFLLSS, encoded by the coding sequence ATGACATCTCATTCATCCTCCAAAACCGGGACGCTTTATCTGGTCCCTAATACACTTGGAAAAACGTCCGAAAACAATACCATCCCCGACTATGTTTTAAATATAATTCGCAAGCTGGATGTCTTGATAGTCGAAAATATCCAAACGGCTACCCGGTATCTTCAGTGGGTAGGTGACACTGTGCCCGATTATGAAATTGACTTCCTGCTTCTGAATAAAAATACTCCCGATGAAGAGATTGTTTCTTTTTTATCTCCTCTTAAAAACGGACGCGATGTAGGGTTACTGTCTGAAGCGGGCTGTCCCGTAGTTGCCGATCCGGGTTCTACGCTCATTAAAATGGCTCATGGACGCGATATAACGGTTCGTCCCCTGGTGGGCCCCTCTTCAATTTTACTCGCGCTAATGGGGTCAGGATTTAACGGCCAGGAATTCGCTTTTCACGGCTATTTGCCAATTGATGAAAATAAAAGAAAGCAAGCCATCCTGAATTTAGAGCAAAAAGCCTGGAGAATTGACCAAACCCAGATATTTATGGAAGCACCACATCGAAACGATAACATTGTAAAAACGGTAATAAAATACTGCAAGGACGATACGAGGTTTTGCACGGCTACCAACCTCACTTTGCCCTATGAGCGCATCATCTCCAAAACAGTAGAAAAATGGAAACAGGAGTCGTTACCCTCTATTCATAAAGAGCCGACTATCTTTTTACTGTCAAGCTGA
- a CDS encoding N-acetylmuramoyl-L-alanine amidase family protein, protein MSQAQEATDNSLTHITTAERSDGKGYVIRLHLRQEADSFRVYQPSSDHIQFALFDSGVRTENIAVPTHSPVINEAQFSRIPNGIGIDIQLKQKDFFEVDAYPDGQTNDLLLGLTRIDEDVIVQRTQKVGPVEWSSNALPPRELPETPEGETEDNVPENGDYDRVKSKMKFDRVVLDPGHGGHDTGAIGYNNIREKNIVLSIAKKVGGYINENLPDVEVIYTREDDRFIALEERGSIANRHEGDLFISIHCNAHSSRRPYGSEVYFLGLERTQSALEVMKRENTVVRADNDTEQKELSQEELLIYELANSGYLSTSERIAGMLEHQFDERAQRHSRGVKQARFVVLYHASMPAVLVETGFISNPNEANYLTSEYGQNIIASAIFRAIRNYKEQSEANDNHPLTK, encoded by the coding sequence ATGTCTCAAGCTCAGGAAGCGACTGATAATTCCCTTACTCATATTACCACTGCCGAACGAAGTGATGGGAAAGGATACGTTATTAGACTGCATTTACGGCAGGAAGCCGATTCTTTTCGAGTATATCAGCCCTCTTCCGATCATATCCAGTTCGCACTTTTTGATTCAGGAGTTCGTACTGAAAATATTGCTGTTCCTACGCACTCCCCTGTCATTAATGAGGCCCAGTTTTCACGAATACCTAATGGTATTGGTATTGATATTCAGCTTAAGCAAAAGGATTTTTTTGAGGTAGACGCCTATCCCGATGGACAAACTAATGACCTCTTATTGGGATTGACTAGGATTGATGAAGATGTAATCGTTCAGCGGACTCAAAAAGTAGGTCCGGTTGAATGGTCTTCCAATGCTCTTCCTCCCAGGGAACTGCCGGAAACTCCTGAAGGAGAAACCGAAGATAATGTTCCTGAAAATGGGGACTATGATCGTGTTAAGAGTAAAATGAAGTTTGATCGCGTTGTGCTTGATCCGGGGCACGGCGGACACGATACGGGGGCAATAGGATATAATAATATTCGAGAAAAGAATATTGTACTAAGCATAGCAAAAAAGGTAGGGGGATATATCAACGAAAACTTACCGGATGTTGAAGTTATTTATACCCGCGAAGATGACCGTTTCATTGCACTTGAAGAACGAGGAAGTATTGCCAATCGTCATGAAGGAGATTTATTTATCTCCATTCACTGTAATGCCCATAGCTCACGAAGACCCTATGGATCAGAAGTTTATTTTTTAGGACTCGAACGCACTCAATCTGCGCTTGAAGTTATGAAGCGTGAAAATACCGTAGTTCGGGCGGACAATGATACTGAACAAAAAGAACTCAGCCAGGAAGAACTACTGATTTATGAATTAGCGAACAGCGGATATCTTTCTACCAGCGAACGCATTGCGGGCATGCTAGAACATCAGTTTGATGAACGAGCACAGCGGCACTCACGCGGCGTTAAGCAAGCTCGATTCGTGGTACTCTATCACGCCTCTATGCCAGCTGTACTTGTAGAAACCGGATTTATAAGCAATCCCAATGAGGCCAACTATCTCACCTCGGAGTATGGACAAAATATTATTGCATCAGCTATTTTTCGGGCTATTCGCAATTACAAAGAACAATCGGAAGCAAATGATAACCATCCTTTAACCAAATAG
- a CDS encoding GNAT family N-acetyltransferase — MDIQISVADSQHFEYAKQICDLMEEAAKQRGTGIAKRKPEYIRSKMEEGKAVVAIDKDEEKLAGFCYIESWGHDKYIANSGLIVHPHYRKLGLGRRIKERVFKLSREKYPDAKIFGITTSMAVMKINSDMGYKPVTFDELTQDEEFWKGCQSCPNYDILTNEDRKGCLCTGMLYDPEKEEKKQEPKQDSKSEQKEKRWEQFKRFLRLHKRNLERKTKHIFKFKLNTNW, encoded by the coding sequence ATGGACATTCAAATATCTGTAGCTGATTCACAGCATTTCGAGTATGCCAAACAAATCTGTGATCTCATGGAAGAGGCCGCCAAGCAGCGAGGTACCGGTATTGCCAAACGAAAGCCTGAATATATCCGGTCCAAGATGGAAGAAGGCAAAGCGGTTGTTGCCATTGACAAAGATGAAGAGAAGCTGGCAGGCTTTTGTTATATCGAGAGCTGGGGACATGACAAATATATTGCAAATTCCGGCTTAATTGTGCATCCGCACTATCGCAAGCTGGGTTTGGGGCGTCGTATCAAAGAAAGGGTATTTAAACTGTCCCGCGAAAAATATCCGGATGCCAAGATCTTTGGTATAACTACCAGTATGGCAGTGATGAAAATCAATTCGGATATGGGATACAAACCGGTCACTTTTGACGAGTTAACACAGGATGAGGAGTTTTGGAAAGGCTGCCAAAGCTGTCCCAATTATGATATCCTGACAAATGAAGATCGCAAAGGGTGTCTCTGCACCGGCATGCTTTATGACCCTGAAAAAGAAGAAAAAAAGCAAGAACCCAAACAAGACTCCAAGTCTGAGCAAAAGGAAAAACGTTGGGAACAGTTTAAGAGATTCTTACGTCTCCACAAGAGAAATCTGGAACGTAAAACCAAGCACATTTTTAAATTTAAATTAAACACGAACTGGTAA
- a CDS encoding serine hydrolase, with translation MRILKFIGVAIGSLVLVFFLVFGFNLDALNTLFKNSGDLQEGQEWVSKTTSLKDLTEYIAANPRNVSVVSQSSINPDTTINFRGDESRTMGTLSNFFLITTYARLVEADSLNPKELISIKDTDVYQVPFIDASNHDDAINFLENKGAITSDNETSLHELVKAAIIFNDLAISDYLYFRLGQNAILNTMDKLELSDTDVPLPFSGLYITLNPAITEKDFLTHFEQLQTLSRQSFEDTVLAKAHQFQTDSLYRQRVLRTFETNDGLKIQFSERRDMLDLFPATTAQELSELMVQLENNELLSQPISRRVKEIMDWPFEQQSLNSDFNHYGAIYDSRLGLLNGIDYGASTYSGEPFGQAVFFDSLQVAFWFHMSSNLMHQDYQQRLMWDPALRETTLQQINN, from the coding sequence ATGCGGATTCTAAAATTTATAGGAGTAGCTATTGGCTCTCTTGTCCTCGTTTTTTTCCTGGTATTTGGCTTCAATCTGGACGCACTTAATACTCTTTTCAAAAACAGTGGAGATCTTCAGGAGGGACAGGAGTGGGTTTCAAAAACGACTTCCCTAAAAGACCTGACCGAATATATTGCAGCTAATCCCCGGAACGTATCCGTCGTATCACAATCCTCGATAAATCCAGATACAACCATAAACTTCCGGGGTGACGAGTCGCGTACAATGGGTACGCTTTCAAACTTCTTTCTTATTACCACCTATGCCCGGCTGGTGGAAGCCGACTCCCTCAATCCCAAAGAGCTGATATCTATTAAGGATACCGATGTCTACCAGGTTCCATTTATCGATGCTTCCAATCATGACGATGCGATAAATTTTCTCGAAAATAAAGGAGCTATCACCTCTGACAATGAAACTTCCCTTCATGAACTCGTAAAAGCAGCTATTATCTTTAACGATTTAGCAATCTCAGATTATCTTTACTTCCGATTGGGTCAGAATGCTATTTTAAATACCATGGATAAACTTGAGTTATCCGATACCGACGTACCCCTGCCCTTTTCGGGACTTTATATCACACTGAATCCGGCTATAACGGAGAAAGATTTTTTAACTCATTTTGAGCAACTCCAGACATTATCTCGTCAATCTTTTGAGGATACGGTTCTTGCCAAGGCACATCAATTTCAGACTGATTCCCTATACCGCCAGCGGGTTCTTAGAACGTTTGAAACCAATGATGGACTGAAAATACAATTCAGCGAGCGCCGCGATATGCTTGATCTCTTTCCAGCAACTACGGCACAGGAGTTATCTGAGCTAATGGTTCAGTTGGAAAATAACGAATTGCTGTCACAGCCCATATCCCGACGGGTCAAAGAGATTATGGATTGGCCATTTGAGCAGCAAAGCCTCAATAGCGATTTTAACCACTATGGAGCTATATATGACAGCAGATTAGGCTTGCTCAATGGCATTGATTACGGGGCTTCCACCTATTCGGGGGAACCCTTTGGACAGGCCGTCTTTTTTGATTCCCTGCAAGTAGCATTCTGGTTTCACATGAGCAGTAATTTAATGCATCAGGATTATCAACAGCGACTCATGTGGGACCCAGCCCTAAGGGAAACAACTCTTCAACAAATCAATAATTAG
- a CDS encoding DUF819 domain-containing protein, protein MFTLFAAPVFTNDAVVLGILLLVLALIFITSSSENPFWQKFYTFIPSLLLCYFIPSILNSAGLISGEESNLYFVASRYLLPASLVLLTLSIDFKGIIGLGPKAIIMFLAGTLGIVIGGPLAVITAGYFSPELVGGAGPDALWRGLSTVAGSWIGGGANQTAMYEVFNPSNELFSAMVTVDIIVANIWLGFLLYGAGISERIDSWFKADATPITRLRKKIENYQKNIARIPSLADITSIVAVGFVITAIGHLGADGIAPWIAENAPQLSQLSLDSRFFWIIVIATTGGLLLSFTQARELEGAGASKIGSLFLYILVATIGMKMNVLAIFESPGFFLIGLMWIIIHVIILFIVAKIINAPFFFIAVGSQANIGGAASAPIVASAFHPALAPVGVLLAVLGYALGTYAAYFCAILMQYASQLS, encoded by the coding sequence ATGTTTACACTTTTTGCCGCGCCTGTTTTTACGAATGATGCTGTGGTCCTGGGAATTCTGTTGCTTGTATTGGCACTTATTTTTATCACCTCAAGCAGCGAGAACCCTTTCTGGCAGAAATTTTATACCTTTATTCCCTCACTGCTGCTCTGCTATTTTATCCCTTCAATCCTGAATTCCGCGGGACTCATTTCCGGAGAAGAATCGAACCTATACTTTGTCGCCTCCCGCTATTTACTGCCGGCAAGTTTAGTACTGCTTACCCTGAGCATCGACTTTAAAGGAATTATTGGGCTGGGACCAAAAGCCATTATTATGTTTCTGGCGGGTACACTAGGTATAGTTATCGGCGGGCCGCTGGCCGTTATTACAGCCGGATATTTCTCTCCAGAGCTTGTAGGTGGTGCAGGACCCGATGCTCTCTGGCGCGGACTTTCGACCGTAGCGGGCAGCTGGATTGGCGGCGGTGCCAACCAAACGGCCATGTATGAAGTCTTTAATCCCAGTAATGAACTTTTCTCAGCTATGGTTACCGTTGATATCATTGTCGCAAATATTTGGCTAGGCTTTTTACTTTATGGGGCGGGCATTTCAGAACGTATTGACAGCTGGTTTAAGGCAGATGCCACCCCCATCACCAGACTCCGCAAAAAGATTGAAAACTACCAGAAAAATATCGCTCGCATCCCAAGCCTGGCTGACATTACCAGTATTGTTGCCGTGGGATTTGTCATTACTGCTATTGGGCATTTAGGAGCGGATGGTATTGCTCCATGGATTGCTGAAAATGCACCGCAACTTAGCCAACTTAGCCTCGACTCCCGCTTTTTCTGGATTATTGTTATTGCTACAACGGGAGGACTCCTTCTCTCTTTCACACAAGCACGTGAACTGGAGGGGGCCGGTGCTTCGAAAATAGGCAGTCTTTTCCTCTATATTTTAGTTGCTACTATCGGAATGAAAATGAACGTACTGGCCATTTTTGAAAGTCCGGGGTTCTTCCTTATCGGCTTAATGTGGATAATCATTCATGTCATTATTCTCTTCATAGTCGCAAAAATTATCAATGCGCCTTTCTTTTTTATCGCGGTAGGCAGCCAGGCAAATATAGGAGGCGCTGCATCGGCCCCTATTGTGGCCTCGGCTTTCCATCCGGCTCTTGCACCGGTAGGAGTACTTCTGGCCGTATTGGGCTATGCATTGGGAACATACGCCGCCTACTTCTGTGCCATCCTAATGCAATACGCTAGTCAGTTGTCCTAA